CCAGTCTTATTCGGTATTTGTGTGACTATTAGTTGCAGTACTGCTTAACCAATAACTGTTTTTCTTCTAGAATGTGTACAGTCAGTGCTTGGGTCGTGTGGGTCCCGGTGGACCTCCTTTAGGTCCATATGGCGGACCTCTCGGTGGACCTGGGTACGGTCCTGTCGGGTACGGCGGCTGTGGAGGGTACGGCGGCTCCGGCATCGGTAACGTGGCCGTGGCTGGCGAACTCCCCGTGGTCGGCTCCAGCGCTGTAATGGGACAGGTGCCCGTCATCGGCGCGGTCGAGTTCGCGGGTCCTGCCTGCGCTGTCGGTTCTGTCTCCATCTCTGGCGCATGCGGACCCACCTGCGGATGCGGCGGTCTTCCATACTATTAGTAACATAGATTACTAACTTGTAAATAATTAAGGGTTATCTTAAtcataaaagtaaaattttaagacATAtccaattatttta
This Bombyx mori chromosome 2, ASM3026992v2 DNA region includes the following protein-coding sequences:
- the Era.3 gene encoding chorion class CA protein ERA.3 precursor gives rise to the protein MSYFVVFAICIQACLFHNVYSQCLGRVGPGGPPLGPYGGPLGGPGYGPVGYGGCGGYGGSGIGNVAVAGELPVVGSSAVMGQVPVIGAVEFAGPACAVGSVSISGACGPTCGCGGLPYY